The nucleotide sequence GCATAACCCGCATGTCGGGGTGTCTCGCGCGGCCGGATGGATGCGGGTAGGGCCCGCCGCCGTTTGGTGTCACCCGCGACCGCACTACTTCCCGTCCGCGATCCCCACCCACTCGCGCAGCTGCGCGGGGTCGGTGCGGTGCAGGAAATCGCCCGCCGGGAGCCCACTCCCGTGCTCGCGGATGGCGCGCGCGAGACCTACCAGCGCGGGCACCATCTGCTCCTCCGCGATGCGCGCGTACAGCGTGTGCGCGAGGCGCTCGCCGTTGCGCGCGCCGCCGACCAGGATCACGTGGTCGTTCTTGCCGTAGCCGAAGATGCCGATCTCGGCGGACGGCGGGCGGGCGCAGTTGTTGGGGCAGCCCGTCATGCGGATCACGATGTCGACGTCGCCGAGGCCCGCGGCTTCGACCTCGTCGATGTAGTGCGGGAGGATGTTCTCGGCGTCAGTCATCGCGAGCCCGCAGGTCGGCTTCGCGGGGCAAGCCATCGCGTTCGCGCGCACGCGCGACACCGCCTTGCGCGCGCCGTGCGCGTCGAGGATGCGCTCGACGCTCGCGGCGTCCGGCGCATCGCACAGGATCAGATCCTGCTGCGGCGTCAGCACGACGGCGCAGCCGAGCTTCTCCACCGCTTCGCGCACGGCCTTGCGCTGCGCGCCCTTCAGGCGCCCGTTCTCGACGGAGACGCCGTAATAACCGCGTCCGCCGCGCTGCGCGTGCCAGCCGAGGTGAAGCTGCATGTCGGCGATGCGCACGGGCGCTGCGTCCTCGAGCGCGAGGCCGAAGCGCTCGCGCAGCTCCTTCTTCACCGCGTCGACGCCGAGCCGGCGCAGCGTGTACTTCCAGCGCGCCTGCCTGCGGTCGCCGCGCTCGCCGTTCTCCTTCTGGATCAGCACGATTGCGCGGCAAGCGGCGACCACGTCGCTTCGCGCGATGCGCCCCAGGTGCTCGCCCAGCAGCGGCGCGGTCTTCGGGTTGTTGTGCGTCATCCCGAGCCCGCCGCCGGTGTAAAAGTCCCAGCGCTCGCCGCGCTCGTCCGCGGGCACGAGCCCGACGTCCTGCGTGCGCACGTCCACCGAGCCGTCGCGCGGGTGCGCGATCCCGATCTTGAACTTGCGCGGCAGGTACTGCGCGCCGTAGATCGGCTCGTCCGTGTTCACGGGCGCTTGGTTCCGACCCTCGGCGTCAGACACGAAGATCTGGAAGTACGACGAGCTGCGCGGCGTCAGCTCCGCGGCGATGTCGTGCGCGAGCGCGAGGCCGCCGGGCGCGCAGCTCGGATCCAGCGCGTCGATCGGCGACGCCATCACGTTGCGATTCACGTCGCCGCAGGCGGAGACGGTCGCGCCGTCGCGGTAGTGGCGGTTCAGGTGCCGCATCAGCGGCGCGAGCTTCGGTCCGTAGACGCGGTGGTACTGGATCGCCTGGCGCGAGGTGAGGCGCAGCGTCCCGTCCGCGAACTGATCGGCTGCATCGTCGAGCGCGAGCCACTGCTTCGGAGAGAGCTTGCCGCCCGCCGGATTCTTGATCCGCACCATGAAGAAGTAGTCGTGCGTCTTGCGCCCGCGCTCGCCGCGGCCCTGCTGCTTATAGATCCCGAAGAACTTGGACAGCTCCTTGGCCGTTCCCGAGATCGACTGCTCCTCGCCCGAATCGAGCTTCTGGACCTCGTCGAGGAAGCTGTGCGTCGCCTTCCCGTCCGCGACGAAGAACAGCCCGCGGCTCTCGACCTTGATGCGCTCGTTGTCGGACATCTCCGCGAGCGACGCGGTCTTCAGCGAGGCGACCGGCCTGGGCTCTGCGGACATCGAGGGGTCTCCGGGGAAGCGGCGCACCCTATCGGATGCCCCTAGGGCGAGCCACGAATCCCGACCTGCGCGCCTGTGAATCGCGGGCGAGGAGACGCGGTCCCGCGTGCTGGCGCCTCGATCGGCACGAAAGCGGAGGCAGAAGCCGCCTTCCATCCGGGGTTGAAGGGTTCATTTGCACGCAAGTTGCGGTCAAGAGGGCTTGCGGGGATGCCGATTCAAACCGCGACGTTGACTCGACACCGATCAGCCGCACGCCGCTCATCGCGTGGCTCCGCCAGAGCCTCGCGCGCGATCTCGCCGTGCTCGTGGTCGGGCTGTGCCTGGTCGCCGCAATCGTCACCGCGCTGACGTCGCGTGAGGTGCTAGACACCGCAGTTCGCCACGGCGTTCGTGCGGAGCTCGAGCGGGAGTTCGATCGTGCGCAAACCGCACTGCAGCTCTCGCGAAGACAAGAGTTCGAGGGAGCGAACGTAATCGCGCGCGACGATCTGCTGCTCGAATGCCTCGCACGCGGCAGCGAAGGGCACAGCGCCTTGCGGGCGCGGCTAGAGGTGCTGTTCGCGCGCGAGCCCGAAGCCATCGGCTTTGCGCTGGCTCGGCCCGGCGCGCGCGAGCCCTTCGTCATGGTCGGCCAGTGGGGCCGCTCGCACTGGCAGTTCGCGCTCGCACAGCGCACCTCCGCGGGCAGCTCCGTTGCCGCGACAGAGGTCGAAGGCGCTCCGATCGACCTCGCGCGGATCGCGATTGCGACGCGCGACGGGTCCGTGCTGCTGTGGATCGCGTTCGATCCGCTGCGCGCACTCGACGTGCTCTACGACGAGGGCCAGATCGACGCCGCGATCACGGGCGCGCGAGGAGACAAGCTCGCCGGCTCCCTCGCCGCGTCTGCGCTCACGCGCGAGATCGGCTTCCGCGACGCCAAAGGATCCGATGGCGCACCGCTGCTCGTGCTGCGTCGCGAGCTCGCCGGAACGCCGTGGCAGCTCGTCATCGCGCGTCCGCTGCCCGCGCTTCCGGCAAACACGCTGCTCAGCCTCGTGCTCGGGAGCGTTCTCACGGCGGTCGTCGCCGGGGGCCTCGCGTTCGGCGTCGGCGCGTGGCGCCTGCGCCCGCTGCTCGATCTCGCCGAGGGCGCGGGCCGGCTCGCCGGCGGCGACTTCAACGTGCGCATGCCCGTGAGCGAAGCGCACGACGAGGTGCAGACGCTCGCGCGCGCGTTCAACGACATGGCCGCGCAGCTCGAGGGCCAGCGGCGTGCGCTCGAGGAGCGCAACCGGGATTTGTTACGGGCGAACGAGGTACTCGAGCAGCTCTCGATCACCGACGGACTCACCCACCTCCACAATCACCGCCACTTCCACGACCAGTTCTCGCGCGAGGTGAAGCGCGCCGACCGCAGCGAGCAGCCGCTTTGCCTGCTGCTCGTCGACATCGACGACTTCAAGCTGCTGAACGACCGCTACGGCCACGCTGCGGGCGACCGCGTGCTCGCGGCGGCCGCTCAGCTGATCAACCTGCAAATCCGCGAGTCGGACTACGTCGCCCGCTACGGCGGAGAGGAGTTCGCGCTGCTCCTGCCACACACGCCCCTCGAAGGCGCCACCGCGCTCGGCGAGAAGATTCGGACCGCGATGTCGGAGCACGAGTTCCCGATCGAGGAGCGCGACATCGTCGTGCGCGTGACGGTCTCCGTGGGTGTCGCGCTCTACTCCACGACCACCGACGAGACCTTCGATGCCGCCGATCGCGCGCTGTACGAGGCGAAGGCCGCGGGCAAGGACTGCGTCTTCACGGCGGCGCCGCTCGATCGGACGCCGGCTCCATCTCCGCTGAAGCGCCGCCGCTGAAGATCCCTAATAGGTCTTCGGCTCTCGCCGATAGCGAGGCCGCGGCTCGCCCGGCGGCTGCGTGCGCCAGCGGCGGTGCGCCCACGTCCACAGCTCCGGCGCAGCGCGGATCTCCGCCTCGACCGCGCGGGTCATCTGCCGCACGTTCGCGGCGAGCGATGCGTCGTCGTCGCGCGAGCGCTCGATGTCGAGCGCGGGGTAGAAGCGCGCGACGTGGCGCGCGGGATCCATCGCGTCTCGGTGCAAGAACATCGGCACGATCGGCGCGCCGGTGGACATCGCGAGCTGCGCGGGGCCGCTGCGCGTGCAGGCGAGCCTTCCGAGGAACGGGACGAAGATTCCCTCGTCCGCGCCCACGTTCTGGTCGAGCAGCAGCGCGAGCAGGCTGCCCTTGCGCAGCGCGCGCACTACGCCCAGCGCGGCGCTCCCGCGCGGCAAGTACGTCGCGCCGCTCTCGGCGCGGCGGGCGACGATCACCTCGTCGAGCCCCGCGTCGTCGCGCACGCGGTGGACGACGGTGAGCGGGTAGCCGCGCGCGGTGAGCACGGCGGCGAAGAGCTCCCAGGAGCCGAAGTGCGCGGTCATCACGATCACGCCGCCGCCGGGCGCCGCAGCGCGCGCCGCGTCGAGATGTTCGAGGCCCTCGAAGCGCACGCGCGCGAGCACCTGCTCCGGCGAGCGGCGCCCGAGCCACGCGAGCTCGACCAAGCTGCGGCCGAGATTCTCGAACGAGCGCACGAGCCCGCGCGTTCGCCGAGCTTCGCTCCACTCGGGAAACGCGATGCGCAGATTGATCCGCGCGTCGCGCGTGCGCGGCAGCCCGAGGCGCGCCCAGCTGCGGCCGGCAAACGCGCCGAGCGCGAGCGCCGCGTCGTCGGGCAGCTGCGCAACCGCCCATAACAACCCACGCGCAGCGACGCCTCGCAGGCTGGATCGCGGCGGCTCCTTCGCGTCGCGAGCGCTCAGACGAGCCCCAGCGAGCGCTCGAACTCCTCGAGCTCCGCCCACACCTCGCGATCGATCGCGCGGAAACGCTCGATCGCGTCGTCGAAGCGATCCGGCGTGCCGTCTGCCGCCGCGAGCTCGCGGCCCTTCTTGCGGATCCAGTCGATGTGCCAGCCCTCGTCCTGGCTGACCGCCCGCAGGACCTCGAGCGTCTGCTCGTCGACGCCGGGGCGATTCAGATGCTCGTGGTACCGACGCAGCGCGCGCTGCTCGACGACGACCGTGAGCGCGAGCAGGTCCACGGGATGGCGCGGAATGCCGGCGCGCTTCCCGATGCGTACCTGATAACCGTCCTCGACCGGCAGCGGCGCAGCGCCCATCGCGCGGATGCGCTGCGTCCAAAGCCACGCGTGGCGCGTCTCGTCGGCGAGGTGCTCCGAGAGCAGCAGCTGCGACTCACCGTCGGGCAGCATGCGCAGCATGCGATAGATGAGATTCGAGCCGCGCAGCTCCGCGTCGCGGTAGTACGAGAACAAAACCAGCAGCGGATCGGGCTTCGCGGGGGGCGCTTGCATCGTGAATCCAGCAGCGCCGGAAGAGGGGCGCGGCGCCGCAACATAGCCGCGCGCTCAGAGCGCGAGGTGCATGCGGAAGTGCGGTCCGATGCCGGCGATCTCGAAACGCTCGCCCGTGGCGACGAAGCCCGCACGCAAGTAGAAGCCGAGCGCCGCCTCGCGCGCGTTGCACCACACGAGCGCCGCTCCGCGTGCGCGTGCTTCGGCAACGCAGGCCGCGAGCGCCGCCGCGCCGTAGCCCGCGCCGCGCACGTTCGGGTGGCTCGCCATGCCGCGCACTTGGCAGGCGCGCCCCGCGCGCTCGGGGTGCGGTGAATCCAGCAGCGTCGCGACTGCGAGCAGCTCGTGGTTGCGGAACGCGCCGAAATGCACGGCGCTGGGCGCGTCGTCGCCGGGGAACGCCGTCTCCTCGAAAGGGCGACCCGGGCGCAGTACGAGGTGGCGCAGGGGACGTACGTCCTCGGCCGAGACGCGGCGGACCTCGCTCACGCGCGCTGCCGGCGGATGCGCCGCGGGGGCACTTCTCTCGGCTGGATTCCGCGAAGCTTGCTCATGCGCCGCGCTGCCGGCGGATGCGCCGCGGGGGCACTTCTCCCGGCTTCATTCCGCGAAGGCTTGCTCATGCGCCGCGCTGCCGACGGATCCGCACGCCGGCGTGCTCGAGCACGCCCGCGAACGGCTTCGACTTGCGCACGCTCACGGTGACGGCGTCGACCTCGAACTTCGCGAGCAGCGCGCCCGCGATGCGCTCCGCGAGCGCCTCGACGAGGCGGTGATCCTGCCCCGCCGCGACGGCCTCGATCGCGTCGTACACCGCCTTGTAATCGATCGTGCTCGCGATGCGGTCGCTGCGGCCTGCCGCGCGCAGGTCGCGCTCGAGCGCGACATCGAGCAGCACGGGCCGCCGCATGCGCCGCTCCGCCGCCGTCACGCCGAGCGCAGCCGGAATCTGCACGCCCTCGAGCAAGATCTCGTCCGCCACGCCGCGCCTCCGCTGGCCGGCACCTTACCTCGCACATTCGCGCGAATGTCCGGCCGCGCGCGTTGTACGTTGCGCGCCTCATTTCGCGAGGGAGAGGCGATGCAGTTCGAGGACGTTCGAGCGCGCGAGGCGAAGTACATCCTGCCCGTCGCCGCGCGCATGCCGGCGGCGCTCGTTTCGGGGCGCGGCTCGCGCGTCACCGATGTCGAGGGCCGCGAGTACGTCGACCTCACTTCGGGCTGGGGCGTGTGCGCGATCGGCCACTGCCACCCCGCGCTCGTGAAGGCGATCGCCGACCAAGCCGCGCGCCTGATGCAGACCACGAACGTCTACTACACGCTTCCGCAGCTCGACCTCGCCGAGGCGCTCGCCGAAATCACGCCGGCGCGCATCACGCGCTCGTTCTTCGTGAACTCCGGCACCGAGGCCGTCGAGGGCGCGCTCAAGCTCGCGCACCGCGCCACCGGCCGGCGCAAGTTCATCAGCACGAACAACTCGTTCCACGGCCGCACGCTCGGCGCGCTGTCCGTGATCGGGCAAGCGAAGCACCGCGATCCGTACCGCGCGCTGCTGCCCGAGCCGGTGAACGTCCCGTTCGGGGATGTCGAGGCCGCCGCGCGCGCGATCGACACGGAGACCGCCGCGTTCATCGTCGAGCCCGTGCAGGGCGAGGGCGGCGTGAACCCCGTGCCGCCGGGTTACCTCGCGCGACTGCGCCAGCTCTGCGACGCGAGTGGCGCGCTGCTGATCCTCGACGAAGTGCAGACCGGCATCGGCCGCACGGGCAAGATGCTCGCGCTCGAGCACGACGCGGTCGTTCCCGACGTACTCACGCTCGGCAAGGGTCTCGGCGGCGGCTTCCCCGTCGCCGCCTTCCTGTGCACCGAAGAAGTCGCTGCGACCGTGAAGCTCGGCGACCACGGCGGCACCTACGTCGGCAACCCCGTCGCGTGCGCCGCCGCGCTCGCCACGCTGCGCGTCGTGCGCGAGGACAAGCTCGTAGAGCGCGCCGCAGCGGTGGGCGATCGCCTGCTCGCGAAGCTCGCGCGCTTCGCCGCCGAGCACCCCGAGCACGCCACCGAAGCGCGCGGCCGCGGTCTCTTGTTAGGGCTCGTGCTGCGCGACACCGATCGCGCGGCGACGCTCGCCAAGCGCGCGCTCGCGGAGGGGGTGCTCGTCAACGTGACGGCCGGCAACGTGCTGCGCCTCTTCCCGGCGCTGAACATCCCCGAGGACGAGCTGAACGGGGCGGTGGAGACGGTGCTGAAGTTGGTGCGGAGTTAAACGCGAACGCTCATCGCCCGGGCAGCAGAGTCCCGTCGCCCGCGAACAGTCTCCGCTCGAAGTTCAGAGTCGCCGGGACTCGCTCGGAGAAGAGGCGCTGTTTCATCGTGCGCCCCTAAGCCACTCG is from Deltaproteobacteria bacterium and encodes:
- a CDS encoding ferritin-like domain-containing protein, whose product is MQAPPAKPDPLLVLFSYYRDAELRGSNLIYRMLRMLPDGESQLLLSEHLADETRHAWLWTQRIRAMGAAPLPVEDGYQVRIGKRAGIPRHPVDLLALTVVVEQRALRRYHEHLNRPGVDEQTLEVLRAVSQDEGWHIDWIRKKGRELAAADGTPDRFDDAIERFRAIDREVWAELEEFERSLGLV
- a CDS encoding NADPH-dependent assimilatory sulfite reductase hemoprotein subunit, which codes for MSAEPRPVASLKTASLAEMSDNERIKVESRGLFFVADGKATHSFLDEVQKLDSGEEQSISGTAKELSKFFGIYKQQGRGERGRKTHDYFFMVRIKNPAGGKLSPKQWLALDDAADQFADGTLRLTSRQAIQYHRVYGPKLAPLMRHLNRHYRDGATVSACGDVNRNVMASPIDALDPSCAPGGLALAHDIAAELTPRSSSYFQIFVSDAEGRNQAPVNTDEPIYGAQYLPRKFKIGIAHPRDGSVDVRTQDVGLVPADERGERWDFYTGGGLGMTHNNPKTAPLLGEHLGRIARSDVVAACRAIVLIQKENGERGDRRQARWKYTLRRLGVDAVKKELRERFGLALEDAAPVRIADMQLHLGWHAQRGGRGYYGVSVENGRLKGAQRKAVREAVEKLGCAVVLTPQQDLILCDAPDAASVERILDAHGARKAVSRVRANAMACPAKPTCGLAMTDAENILPHYIDEVEAAGLGDVDIVIRMTGCPNNCARPPSAEIGIFGYGKNDHVILVGGARNGERLAHTLYARIAEEQMVPALVGLARAIREHGSGLPAGDFLHRTDPAQLREWVGIADGK
- a CDS encoding aspartate aminotransferase family protein, which produces MQFEDVRAREAKYILPVAARMPAALVSGRGSRVTDVEGREYVDLTSGWGVCAIGHCHPALVKAIADQAARLMQTTNVYYTLPQLDLAEALAEITPARITRSFFVNSGTEAVEGALKLAHRATGRRKFISTNNSFHGRTLGALSVIGQAKHRDPYRALLPEPVNVPFGDVEAAARAIDTETAAFIVEPVQGEGGVNPVPPGYLARLRQLCDASGALLILDEVQTGIGRTGKMLALEHDAVVPDVLTLGKGLGGGFPVAAFLCTEEVAATVKLGDHGGTYVGNPVACAAALATLRVVREDKLVERAAAVGDRLLAKLARFAAEHPEHATEARGRGLLLGLVLRDTDRAATLAKRALAEGVLVNVTAGNVLRLFPALNIPEDELNGAVETVLKLVRS
- the folB gene encoding dihydroneopterin aldolase: MADEILLEGVQIPAALGVTAAERRMRRPVLLDVALERDLRAAGRSDRIASTIDYKAVYDAIEAVAAGQDHRLVEALAERIAGALLAKFEVDAVTVSVRKSKPFAGVLEHAGVRIRRQRGA
- a CDS encoding lysophospholipid acyltransferase family protein; its protein translation is MLWAVAQLPDDAALALGAFAGRSWARLGLPRTRDARINLRIAFPEWSEARRTRGLVRSFENLGRSLVELAWLGRRSPEQVLARVRFEGLEHLDAARAAAPGGGVIVMTAHFGSWELFAAVLTARGYPLTVVHRVRDDAGLDEVIVARRAESGATYLPRGSAALGVVRALRKGSLLALLLDQNVGADEGIFVPFLGRLACTRSGPAQLAMSTGAPIVPMFLHRDAMDPARHVARFYPALDIERSRDDDASLAANVRQMTRAVEAEIRAAPELWTWAHRRWRTQPPGEPRPRYRREPKTY
- a CDS encoding GNAT family N-acetyltransferase; the encoded protein is MSEVRRVSAEDVRPLRHLVLRPGRPFEETAFPGDDAPSAVHFGAFRNHELLAVATLLDSPHPERAGRACQVRGMASHPNVRGAGYGAAALAACVAEARARGAALVWCNAREAALGFYLRAGFVATGERFEIAGIGPHFRMHLAL
- a CDS encoding diguanylate cyclase translates to MVGLCLVAAIVTALTSREVLDTAVRHGVRAELEREFDRAQTALQLSRRQEFEGANVIARDDLLLECLARGSEGHSALRARLEVLFAREPEAIGFALARPGAREPFVMVGQWGRSHWQFALAQRTSAGSSVAATEVEGAPIDLARIAIATRDGSVLLWIAFDPLRALDVLYDEGQIDAAITGARGDKLAGSLAASALTREIGFRDAKGSDGAPLLVLRRELAGTPWQLVIARPLPALPANTLLSLVLGSVLTAVVAGGLAFGVGAWRLRPLLDLAEGAGRLAGGDFNVRMPVSEAHDEVQTLARAFNDMAAQLEGQRRALEERNRDLLRANEVLEQLSITDGLTHLHNHRHFHDQFSREVKRADRSEQPLCLLLVDIDDFKLLNDRYGHAAGDRVLAAAAQLINLQIRESDYVARYGGEEFALLLPHTPLEGATALGEKIRTAMSEHEFPIEERDIVVRVTVSVGVALYSTTTDETFDAADRALYEAKAAGKDCVFTAAPLDRTPAPSPLKRRR